CCTGCCTACCTCAGGACACCTTCCTTTGTTCTTCATTTGTCTTTTGTTAATAAAATCCTTGACTGCATTTTTGGGTCCGAGCCTCATAATCCTGACAACATCTGAGATATTAAAgaccaggggtttattaattaattaaaattaattaatgtatcactgaggtgaataattgtcatatgcacatttaaggaggttacttcaccaacaaaagacgcaaaagaggagagaagagtaAGTCctgcctaggctacatgtgtgctgactcagatataattagaaaagtggATCTACAGGAGAAGAAATAGTTGAAagtaatacagaatgcctgagagccttactgctaaatattatattatgtttttatgttcgtattgtaatctatgttcacctttacataaagatatttccagcacaAATTgcttcagaaaaaggtagaataGGGGCATAACAATTCACCAGAAATTCAAAAGTTTCGGGGGGGcctctatatattatatatttagagCTATAGGCTGCTATAGTcaggcacgtgcacacacagacatcaaaAGGGGCTTGAGCACCTGCCCTTTATCTTCCTCAATAGAAAGTGCCCTTTTTTGAgggtgcatgttttttttttgtttttttttatataaactatatatattACTGTTTGATAATGAAACAgtaatatatataggctatattcaTATGAACGTTATGATGATCACAGATATATAGCTCATTTGGCTACACTGTCACAGAATAACAAACGCCTAACGAGCACAaataaacagactgtatatgttctctctctgtcctgtaaTAAGTGAACTCTGAGCTCATGTGTTTGTGACTCttcacctctgtctcctctcacagGGAGAAGATGATCTGCAGCATCCTGCTGCTCATCATCCTGACCTCCTGTGTCTCTGGTTAGTTTACAGCTTCACTTTATTATCCACTAACACTAAACAAAGAATCACTAAAGTGTCCACAGAAACATGTGGAGATGGAGTTTAaagttgtcagtgtgtctgctcctcactttccctctctgtctcctcaacaGGAACATTTGTAGTGAATGTGACCCAGACCTCCTATCAGGCAGAGGAGAACCACGACATCACACTGGAGTGGACCTTCACAACCAACCCTCACAGTTCCTCCAACTCTCTTAATATCTTCTGTGAACTGTTAACTGATCTCAGAACAACAGTCCTGTTTCATCTCCATGAAGGAGTTGAGGTCCCAGAGTCTCAGGATGAACAGTTTGCAGGACGAGTCCAGTGGGACAAAGACGTCCTCAGAGAAGGACGACTCAGACTTCATGTGTCCAGACTCAGGACTGAAGACTCAGGACTGTACCTGTGTGATATTCTCACAGATTATGGGAGTAACTCTGGTAGATGTTGGCTCAATGTCACTGGTAAGTTGATTCATTATAAAAAGGGTAGCTTAAATcaagcaatctgattggttcatagcTGTGATTATAATAACCACATACAAAGGCTTTAATAAAACTCCTTTgcacattaaaggacaattccagcgcaaaatgaacctaggggttaataacacatgtgtaccgagtcgaccgttctttggatttgttttcatgctaatcgaatgtgaccagttttagcgcaaaccgcttattaccttataacgctagtcgtcggggcacgggtaaagtaaaaagaaatcactatttctataccactaacaaggctcaaaatagcaccacacttccacggtagcataatgagggtccctacatgtaaaccgaagcattgagaacagaCAGACAATTTATTAAAGGGGCGATTGAATgtaaaaccgattttaccttgtcatagttgaataatgacagtttagtgggtaactaggacatacatacaACCTAAAAATCCcgttgacacctctttcctctgcaaatctcacaatttgaaactgcctctgaaaacgggcaaatctcaacgagccgcctagttgacgtcaactcggcggctcctcctcatttggctctagtctctatctttgtcacgcccaaacatttacataggctacaccactgacctgagatcaggtagttacgttacattacattacatgtcatttagctgacgcttttatccaaagcgacttacaattaagtgctttcaactgtgaaggttcaaactctagacaacaagtagtaagtgcaaatacagtagctttaaataggcaaagctacaaagagacatatgaaagtgcaggttcgaaagtgcaggttcaagaattctttttttttttttttttaatatccgaggtgtagtcagaagagatgtgtttttagccttcggcggaagatgtgtaggctttcggccatcctgatatcgatggggagctcgttccaccatttgggagccaggacagtgaacagtcgggatttcgttgagtgatttagttctccctcgctgtgagggggcagcaagcagtttggctgatgcagaacgaagtgggcgggttggggtatatggtttgaccatgtcctggatgtaagcgggtgctgatccgttcgtggccctgtatgtaagtactagtgtcttgaagcggatgcgggccgcaactGGTatccagtgaagagagcggaggagaggtgtagtgtgagagaacttggggaggttgaagacaagtcgagctgctgcgttctgaatgagctgcaggggtcactggggtcttctgaataggtcgcgcagatctcagaaattgtatacattgttcatctgctattttaccactaaattcacttctgagacttttttatgcgataaatcaactatgtagaggtcaaatatggccgttttacgaaaattgatggctaattgcaaattttgtccgactgtgtgtcgggagttcagcggccggtgcggcctgtgttgctgcctcgccgcccggcctgccttccttcacagaccccggcccgctgtgaggtagatggagctccatcattgctggcagcccacggcactccatacccacgcaaagtcactgttttttggattaatggactaccaaacgccactgccctgacagagctccagggcctgcagctcccctcttcctactaaatggccgctgtgtgtgagtgagagcgcggtcagcgagcttgttacgccagcaATCTCTTACTGCAGgatccagttaatcttataatgtgtgtaattataatgtgttgagttatttaaacaaacgatcggggaaataaacgcttCTTGTCCGCGAggctcattgatagagcctgcggctggatggagctctatcaatgagagctagttagcctcctcttagaattcctctgaaattcacaaaaatgcattaaattgaaatcggacaccattgttagctttataagaccttgaaGTAGACGTTAtacaagtggcgtgacgaaattcaaactgtaaaaatactctaattatgctgaaaatgaagctaactagccgtgaTCTGTACAcgtaggattgaagggacagtcgcagctaacgaaacccctaatgttcacaaaaatgcattaacttgaaatcggacaccatagttagctttataagaccttggggtagatgttatataagtggtgtgatgaaattcaaactgtaaatatagctactctagttatgccggcagttggcagccagccagctccgcgcagctctgtggagccccgagtattccagtagtccagtacccagggaaacggtgactttcactgggtatggaggttgccgttttctcgtcagactgtgcgGAGCTCCTAGCTttagtccgacacgtcttataaaatttgcaattagccatcaattttcgtaaaatggcccatatttgagctttatatagttgatttcttacttaaaaaattctcaaaagtgaatttaataacaaaacaGCCCGAccaacaatgtataactttgtagtgtctgaaatatgagacctgctgtctcgtctccaatgtgtttctatggggttcgctcaaaccaatcagcgcgcagctcatctaaatattcatgagcataccatatttggaagaaaagctcttgttccaaatagagccatattcacagggtagttaagggcctaataaaatagcattcgggcaaatttcagcccaaccaatatTACATAACCttttaggagaccttaaggaacagtttgacataccctatataatcattcaatcaccccttttaaaaagatagtttagaaagacagtaccgttcacgtatacaggcaggcacCATCATCGTTCGTCACGATCAGACGAACGCCGttcaaccagtaaccagtaacatagctcaagcacggcgttcgtcgttcaacTGTtcgctaattagcggtttgcactaaaactggtcacatttgattagcattaAAACAAATCCAGCAGAACAGTCGACTTGTGAATTGTTTTCCTTCACATGAATGAAACAGATGTGTTTGGTCTCTTTACAGCAGAGAGGGATCGGTCTGAACCTgagacaccaaacacaacaagtccaccaaacacaacaagtcCACAACAACCAGAGAGTCGGCGAAGGATCGTCCTCTACTGTGGGCtgacagcagctctgctggCTCTTGgttgtttctgtttgttcagAAAAGTTCTGCAGAGAAAACAAGATTCCCAATCGGCGAATATAAGTTACAGATCAGCAGTTGATGGTTTAGTTTAATCATTAACAACTGAGGCAAAACTGTCAGAATGAACTGTTTATAtcacagacacaaagaaaatACTAGTTTCTCATTGGCAGCTAATATAACAGCAGGTAACCATAGCGATGTTGATGTTTCCCACACATGAAAATCAGCCAAATGAACACAAACAACCTGTAGAAGGTGATGACTGAAACACATTCATGATATGAAAGTCTTAATTACAGAACTGATATACAAAAATAATTATGGGGGAAAACAATGTTCTCATTATTTTTACGGGATGTCTCGTCAAACTGTTAGAGGAGACCGGGGCAATCGtaacatattttacattttccttCATAACTCACAGACGACTTGAAATACTCTCGTCATCTTTTGGTACAAGAAACATATATATGTGCTCTAATTAATGATACAGTTAATACATTTAGAGTAACAAGGACAAGACTATAATATATTGAATGCAAAACGTCAGAGTGTTACAATTGCCCCCAATCTTAATGTTacttaagattttttttgtatttggttcaaattcttttttcttatgcaacagttattttgtatatatttatttttttatacatttattgtgt
The sequence above is drawn from the Sander lucioperca isolate FBNREF2018 chromosome 17, SLUC_FBN_1.2, whole genome shotgun sequence genome and encodes:
- the LOC116041925 gene encoding uncharacterized protein LOC116041925 isoform X7, which gives rise to MICSILLLIILTSCVSGTFVVNVTQTSYQAEENHDITLEWTFTTNPHSSSNSLNIFCELLTDLRTTVLFHLHEGVEVPESQDEQFAGRVQWDKDVLREGRLRLHVSRLRTEDSGLYLCDILTDYGSNSGRCWLNVTAARDRPEPETPNTTSPPQKESRGRIGLYCGLTAALLTGCFCFFRLFLSRNQDFYSEKSYSSAGGSVETV
- the LOC116041925 gene encoding uncharacterized protein LOC116041925 isoform X4, with amino-acid sequence MICSILLLIILTSCVSGTFVVNVTQTSYQAEENHDITLEWTFTTNPHSSSNSLNIFCELLTDLRTTVLFHLHEGVEVPESQDEQFAGRVQWDKDVLREGRLRLHVSRLRTEDSGLYLCDILTDYGSNSGRCWLNVTAAGDRPEPETSNTTSPPNTTSPQQPESRGRIGLYCGLTTAAALLGFGFCLFRKVLQREADSHLANITYRSADDGSELNH
- the LOC116041925 gene encoding uncharacterized protein LOC116041925 isoform X5, which gives rise to MICSILLLIILTSCVSGTFVVNVTQTSYQAEENHDITLEWTFTTNPHSSSNSLNIFCELLTDLRTTVLFHLHEGVEVPESQDEQFAGRVQWDKDVLREGRLRLHVSRLRTEDSGLYLCDILTDYGSNSGRCWLNVTAAGDRPEPETSNTTSSQQPESRGRIGLYCGLGLTTAAALLALSVHFGFCLFRKVLQREADSHLANITYRSADDGSELNH